One Gossypium hirsutum isolate 1008001.06 chromosome A11, Gossypium_hirsutum_v2.1, whole genome shotgun sequence genomic window carries:
- the LOC107923178 gene encoding late embryogenesis abundant protein At1g64065: MVERDQVRPLAPAADAPTSDDGEAALQFKKVRRKKLIRCCACIVALFIILAVVIIVLIFTVFRVKDPIIKLNAVSLTNLDLINGSIPTTGSNISLIADVSVKNPNIASFKYRNTTTTLYYYGTKVGDARGPGGTAKARRTVQMNITVDIMTDRVLANPNLTADLTSGTLTMISYSRIGGRVNMLNIIKKHVTVMMNCTVTVNITSQAIQEQKCKQKVDL; this comes from the coding sequence ATGGTGGAAAGGGACCAAGTAAGGCCTCTAGCGCCGGCTGCTGACGCTCCAACCAGTGATGACGGAGAGGCTGCTTTGCAATTCAAAAAAGTCAGACGCAAGAAACTCATCCGATGTTGCGCTTGCATCGTTGCTTTGTTCATCATCTTAGCCGTGGTCATTATTGTCTTAATTTTTACAGTGTTTCGAGTCAAGGATCCGATCATCAAATTGAATGCTGTCTCACTTACAAATCTGGACCTAATCAATGGTTCTATCCCTACAACTGGGTCAAACATATCATTAATAGCCGACGTCTCCGTCAAAAACCCCAACATAGCATCTTTCAAGTATAGGAACACCACCACTACTCTTTATTACTACGGAACCAAAGTCGGGGATGCTCGAGGCCCTGGGGGCACCGCAAAGGCCCGTCGGACCGTACAGATGAATATCACTGTTGATATTATGACGGATCGGGTGTTGGCCAATCCAAATCTGACTGCGGATCTCACTTCCGGGACGTTGACCATGATCAGTTACTCGAGAATTGGAGGAAGGGTGAATATGTTAAACATTATAAAGAAGCATGTTACGGTAATGATGAATTGTACGGTGACAGTTAACATCACCAGCCAGGCAATTCAAGAACAGAAGTGCAAGCAAAAGGTTGATCTCTAG
- the LOC121209728 gene encoding RING-H2 finger protein ATL67, giving the protein MSTPSPSSPTYLTNLGLGYSIAIAVGFLVLLSTILLASYICFRSSTSPRAFSSNPSAIPASNSDGILLPTIIFVAEDEATDNVVLGLDQAVINSYPKFQFCKDSGASNLNTTCSICLCEYKDLEMLRMMPECKHYFHVFCIDAWLKLNGSCPVCRNSPLPTPLSTPLSEVVPLSQFAADRRRIR; this is encoded by the coding sequence ATGTCCACTCCTTCCCCTTCTTCCCCTACCTATCTCACCAACTTAGGCCTCGGCTATTCCATTGCCATCGCCGTCGGTTTCCTCGTCCTCCTCTCCACCATCCTCCTCGCTTCTTACATCTGTTTCCGCTCTTCCACTTCTCCTCGCGCTTTCTCTTCCAATCCCTCTGCTATCCCCGCCTCCAACTCCGATGGCATCCTCCTCCCTACTATTATCTTCGTTGCCGAAGATGAAGCCACTGACAACGTCGTCCTCGGACTCGACCAGGCCGTTATCAATTCTTACCCCAAGTTCCAGTTCTGTAAAGACTCGGGTGCTAGTAACTTGAACACCACATGTTCCATTTGTCTGTGTGAGTACAAGGATTTGGAGATGTTAAGGATGATGCCTGAGTGTAAGCATTATTTCCATGTTTTTTGCATCGATGCTTGGTTAAAACTCAATGGATCTTGTCCCGTTTGTCGGAACTCGCCGCTTCCGACCCCACTTTCCACGCCCTTGTCGGAAGTCGTGCCGTTATCTCAGTTCGCTGCGGATCGAAGGAGGATTAGGTGA